The DNA region CTTCAGAACTATTGGTAAATCAAGAGTTTGAAGCGCAGAGTTTCAACACCCCTCCCAGCTAGAGGCGGGTTGAAAAAGTTGAAAAAATATATACCATCTTATTCGTAAATTAGCTTTTTCTCGGTATTAGCATTACTTTAAAAGCTTTATCGACTTTTTGTGACTGGTTCTCAATTTCGGTGCCAAGCTGACAGTTTTTAGGTGGGTTGAAAGGATAGAGCAACAGATTCTTTATTTGGAAGGACTGATCTCTGGCTCTATTTAATGAATAATTAATCCAATTATCAGTTACATCCACAAGAATAATACTGTCATACTTATAAAGATATAGCAGTATATAGATGTGACACCTAATATCTTAACAGTGACATCAATTAGTTAATGTACAAAAGTGGGTGACGAGGGATTTGAACCCGCAACCAATAGATTAAGAGTCTACTGCTCTACCGTTGAGCTAGTCACCCGCACGAATAACAATGATAGCAGACTTCTGACCATTTAGCCAGTGCTGCGCCCAAAAAACTAATTAAAGCGGGAATCTGATGGTGAAGGTGGTTTGACCGACTCCACTCTCTACATAAATTGAGCCGCCTAAATGTCTGACCATTTTCTGCACTAATGCCAATTCCAGTCCAGTGCCGCTATGTTTCCAAGGATCATGTTTGGAAAGGTGATAGAAAGGCTCAAATATCCGTGACAGCTCGTTGCTGGTAAGCTCTAGCCCAGAATTACTAATATTAAGCTCTACTGCGTCCTCTGTCAGGTGAGCAGAGACTGTGACAGACTCACCTGCTGGGGTATATTTGCAGACATGGTTGAGTAGTTCGGTGATAATCCTCTCCATATCTGTGATATCTGTCTCTATAAGCGGGAGTGCGGGATCAACACTCAGGTTTAACTGCTGTCGCTGGCAAGTGGTGAGGTCTCGAAAAGACTCGACAATGGGGTTAAGCCAGCTTTGTAAGTCAATGGCAATCAAAGTTGGGGGATCGGGTTCGGCTTCTAGATATGTGAGTGTGAGTAGGTCGTTAATTAACTTGCTTTCTCGCGCACACTCGTTATGCAGAATCTGCAAGAGTTGTGGAACTATTTCTATCTCTAATATTTCTGCTGGTGTGAGGACACTTTCGAGGGTTTGGACTGCAAGGCTGATGCTAGTTATTGGTGTCCGCAGTTCTTGAGACAGGTTTCTGAGAAATTGGTTTTTGAGCCGATCGCATTTTTCTAATTCTTTGACCTGTGCCTGGTTTTGTTTGTAAAGCTGGGCTTGACGAATAGCGATCGCACATTCATTTGCAACCTGCTGCACTAACTCGATTTCAAATTCATCAAATGCCTCTTGTGTCGGTCTTGTCAACCAAATGTTTCCCAAAATCCCTTGAGTATCGAAAATTGGACAAGCCATCTGGGACATAACCAACAACTTTGGTTGCCATCCAGGGACAATTTCCAAAAATTGCAATGGTTGTTTTTGCAACAGTGGCTGATAAACTTCAAGACGGTCTGCAATCTGTCTGGTCAATCCTTGACACCGAGGGAGGTTAATGCTGTGCTCGTAGGTAATGGTAACTAGAGTTTGACAGGTACTATAAAGTTCGATTTGGCAACGGTCAAGGTTGAGTAACTCTGCTAATTCCTGAGTTACTGTCTGCAACACCTGAGTTTCATCCAGACTGTCGCGGATTTGTTCTGTCATGCGTCGCACCAAGGCTTGAAAGTTTCGCACCTGCTGCAACTGATTTTTTTGTTTCTGTTTTTGCAACTCCAACTTTGCTTGGAGATCCTTGATTTGCTGACGAAGTTCTGCCTGTTGGGCAGCAATGCCGATTTGAGTTGCCAACTGAAGAGTCAAGTCCGTTTCTGTTTGCTGCCATTGACGCGATTGGTGGCAATGCTGGGCAATCAATAGCCCCCACATATCTTGCTCTTTGAAAATCGGCACGGCTAGATTGGCTCTCACCTGCAAAGATGCCAGAAAATCTATATGGCAAGGATGCAACCCAGCTGCATAAATATCTTCGACAACTTGAATGCAACCTCGCGCGTAGTGTTCTGGATGTTTGCCACTGAAGCAGGGATCAGTAATATTTTTTCCCAACAGGGGATCAGTCACAGTTGATTCGGCAATGATTACCCCACTGCCATCAGCCTCAAAGCGATAAATGAGGACGCGATCGCAATTCAAAAATTGCCGCAGTTCTATTGTTGTCTGATGCAGAATTGTCTCAAATTCTACAGATTGGTGAATTCGTCCAGCGATCGCTTCTAGCAGTTGTTCCCGTTCAACCTGGAGTCCAACTGCTTGTTCTGCTTGCTTGGTAGGAGTAATATTTCTACTAGTACCAATCAGTCGATAAATCCTGGAGTTAGCATCTCTTAACGGCGTGAGAGTCGTACTCCACCAAGTCTGAACCCCCTGGAATTGCAAACATTGTTCGTAAGAAATAGTTTTGCCGAATAGCACACATTCAGCATAATGCTGACGCACCTTAGCAGCATCGTTGGGGGAGAGAATATCCTCTGGTTTTTTACCCCGGAGATCATCTGAGCGAATGCCTATCCACTGCTCATGAGTGGGATTAAGTGCCACATATCGAAAATCTCCGTCCTCCAGAACATCAACTACAAATATTGATGCTTGCACAGAATCGTACATGCTCAGTAGAAATTGCTCACTACTACTTTTATCATCTACTTCTGTGCCGAAGAGAATCTGAGGTGGTGATAATTTTGTCAACTCCATAGTTGATTCCGTTGGATTTATATTCATGCGAGAGTCCCTGTCTGGTATTACTGACTCTTCTAGGCGCTCTCTTGTCGTTACGCTTGTAGTAGATGCACTTTAGCGCCTATAGCAAAGTATTGTCAGCTGTTGCTCATCGAAATTTGAATCTTTCTCTACTTCTTGTCAGAAATCTAGGAAAGCTAATGAAAGTCAGCTTAACAAATCCTGCTTTTTGAAGGCGAAAATACATTTGCAGGTTAGGGCAAACTTTAACAGTTTTTAAAGATTATTGCATATATCTAAGTGCAAACTTCAGTATACATCAATTAAATTTACAATTCTTAATATAGGGAATAGGGAGTGGGAGAACTCACAATCGCAACTTATGAGCATTTATTCCGGTGAGGATACCAACCAGCAGCCAAGTGATGGCTAATCCCATGACTTCGCCTAAGAATAACTGCATCAAACGATGTAAAATCATCCCGACAGCAGAACCCACGGGGACAGCAACAGCCCAACTCGCCGAAGAGACAAATATCCATCGCCACGCGTTATGCTGGGGAATTGCCAATGATTGTGCCAATCCAATGCCCAAGCCGCCAAGCGCCCCATAAACCGCCCCAGACAGGATTCTCAGGGGAAGAATCTGAGTGCTAGGTACTATCCAACCCACCGCACCAATACTAATCGCGGTGATAATACTCCAACCCAAAAGACTTGACAAAATCCACCTGATACAATAAATAGGTTCTTTGAGAAGACAACCTTGAGGAATTGCGATCGCAAATCCGCCGATAGCCGCCTCTACTACCCCAATATCAGGTTTATCGCCGACTTCGATAAACAGTAAACTCAATAAAAAACCGCCAAAAGTAGCGAAAGTCCAGAGCAGTATAAAGCTAAATCTAGTATTTTCCGGCGCGAATGGCATCAAAGTTTCTTTGGTTTTAATAGTCTGACAGTTTTAGCATTAAACAGATCAAAAAAAGCTTTGCGTCGCTGTTGGGGCGATTCGGGTACAATGTAACCCCAGAGACTCTCCCAGTAAAAAAAGGAGATCCCGTCAAAATTGCGATCGCGCACCACCTGAACTTGTTCTGTAATTTGTGCCATTTTCACCGGATTACGCACCGTTCCCGTTGATATCCCAATACCTACAGGAATTAGACTTTGAGCCAATTTTATCGATGATTGTTCCAGTTGAGCGATAAAAGAGTTTTTGTCATTTCGATATACCTGTAAAATTAACTCATTAACTAAACCTTTTTTTACCCAATTTTCCCAATCTTGCAAATAGTATTTGTAGGCAAAAGCTTGATAGTTAGGAGACAAAGATATTCTAACTTGGGGTTTTACTGCCTTGACAGCTTGATAGATTTCTGCCATAAAATCAGTAATTTTGTCTGCCCGCCACCGCATCCACTCTGGGTTAAAAGGATCAGTTGGGGGACTTTTGCCTTGATGCTCTTGCTGGTAGAGTTCAATAGTGAAGCGATCGTAGCCAAACTGTACCGGCATCCCAAAATGATCGTCAAGCTGAATACCATCCACATCGTAATCTTTGACTACTTCCAAAATTAGCCCTTGGATAAATTCTTGAACTTGCGGATGTAAGGGATTCAACCAAGCCACCTTACTTACCAAAACATTATCGATTTCTTCTGGTGGAGCATCTTGGGTAGACTTTATACCTTCTTGCCCAATTGTCAACCAGTCAGGATAACGCTTTGCTAATTGTGAATAATGTGGCGTCATAAACCCGTATTCAAACCAGGGGATCACTCTCAAATCTTTATTTTTTGCAAGTGTTACTATTTTTGCTAAAACATCCTGTCCACCGTGCATGAAGTTGAGCAAAGGTTGAGTTTCCGAACCTGTAGTCATTTTAGCTACAGCACTCTTATAAAAAGTATGTCCTCGGTTCCAAACTACAGGATAAATTGTATTAAAGTTGAGAGTCGATAATTGGTTTATAGCACGGTTAACACCCCAAGGAAAAAATAGTACACCACTCGCAACATTAGTGAGCCAAACGCCACGGATTTCTGTAGTTAATGGACTTATATTTTGGGAATAAACTGGCACTGAAGAGACTGAAGAGAGCGAAAAAACTGTTAAGGTGGCTACTAATCCCAAACACAGTAAGTAAGAAACACAACGGCGAGCAACCCGATTCATTTGTAAGCTTAACCTAGTGCGATCGGAATATATATAACTACAAAATAAAGTTGTAATCCTCCGGATGATGTAAAGAAATGATGATTCAGAATTCACGAGTCAGAACTCAGAACTCAGAATAGTTGAAATAATATAGAGCCAATTTTGGTTATGAATATACTTAAGATACCAAAACCTGATAAATTATGACTCCTAACTCTTAATTTTTGTACAGACGCGATTAATCGCGTCTCCTGACTTCTTTTTTCTTAAAATCTTTCCACACCTTCAAATTGCTTGAGTGCCGATGCATTTGCTGCTTCACCACAAGTTCGTGGTGTGGGGAATATCTTCTCAGGATTTGCTAACCCTTTAGGATTAAAAACTTGCCGTACCCATTGCATAGTTTCTAAATCAACTTGGCTAAACATCTGTGGCATATAGCACTTTTTCTCTGCACCGATGCCATGTTCACCCGAAATACTACCACCAACTTGCACACAAAGTTTAAGAATTTTTCCACCCATTTCTTCTACTTGTTCTAATGCTCCATGCACAGAATTATCATAAAGAATTAGTGGATGAAGATTGCCATCGCCAGCATGAAATACATTGGCAACCCGATAACCGTATTGTTCACTTAAAGTCTTAATTTCATGCAGAACATAAGGCAACTGAGTCCGAGGAATTACACCATCTTGTACATAATAATCTGGGCTTAAATGCCCAGCCGCAGCAAAAGCAGCTTTGCGTCCTTTCCATAATTTCAATCTGGTTTCTGGGTCAGTAGCAGAAGTGACATTTCGTGCCCCATTCTTTTTACAAATTTCAATAACTCGCTGCTTATTTCCTGCAACTTCCACTTCTAAACCATCAATTTCTATTAGCAAAATGGCAGTAGCATCGCGGGGATAACAATTAGTTGCTACAACGTCTTCAACAGCATTGATGCTGAAGTTATCCATCATTTCCATACCACCAGGAATAATCCCGGCGCTGATGATGTCAGAAACAGTTGCTCCCGCAGCTTCAATGCTAGTAAAATCTGCCAACAGTACACAAATTGATTCTGCACTTTTAAGAATTCGCAAAGTAATTTCTGTAGCAATTCCTAAAGTACCTTCGGAACCAACAAACACACCTGTTAAATCATAACCAGGCATTTCTGGGATTTGTCCGCCTGTATCGATAATTTCCCCTTCTGGCGTGACAATTTTTAATCCTAAAACGTGGTTGGTAGTAACACCGTATTTGAGACAATGTACGCCACCAGAGTTTTCGGCAATATTGCCCCCAATAGAGCAGATAATTTGGCTAGAAGGGTCAGGAGCGTAGTAAAAACCAGCACCACTAACAGCCTGCGTTACCCAACTATTAATCACCCCTGGTTGTACAACTGTCCGTTGATTTTCTAAATCAATGCTGAGGATTTGCCGCATTAATGAGGTAACAATTAAAACTGAGTCTTCTAATGGTAAAGCGCCGCCAGATAGACCAGTACCAGAACCGCGTGCTATGAAGGGGATAGAATACTGGTTGCATATTTTCACAATTTGGGCAACTTGTTCTGTAGTTCTGGGTAAAACCACCACAGCCGGACGTTGACGATAGCCAGTTAAACCATCGCATTCATAGGTAATGAGTTCTTCGCGGCGTTGCACCACACCATTTTTACCAAGGACAGCCTCGAATGCTTTGAGAATAGGTTTCCAGTTGCGTTGTTTTTTATCTTGGGTAAGCATAGTTTTTTAAAGTTTAAGGTAGATGTTTACAGATTGGTTAAAATTGCAATTACTTCCTCAGATGAATTTAAAGCCATTAACGTAATACCAGCCAATCCAGGAAATTTATCTACATAATCTGCTTGATTGCGATAAAGTCGTAACTTTACTAATTCTTTTGCTAACAATTGACGCTGTGGTTCGGAACTAATATCAAATTGGTCACTGACATACTTGTGAGCATTACCTGTTGTCGGAATTGAATGCCCTTGTTGATCGCGCAGGTAGTTTCGTGCTTCGATAAAAGCTGCATAGTACGCTCGACTGATGGCCGCACGAAACTTAGCTTCTTGATTGGCAGAAGTAGTTGCAGCACCTGCTAGCTCTTTAGCTACTTTAAGATACTCAGACCAATCAAAATTCATCTGGATATTCTAAAAGCGTAATTAACTGACTTCGTACCTCGTGTGTTGTATTATTTAACCACCAATCCAGATCCATTTGTTTTTGTCTTGTGATCGCATCATCAGGATCAAGCTTCATCAGAATAGATAATATCAGTAGCACGTAGTCGATGATTTCTGGATCTGGAACAACTTCCAGAAATAGCTGAGAGTCAGGGAAGTAGTGGCGAATTTTCTCAGGTGCTTCTAGCAGCACGGGAATGAGAAACGGATGTTTATCCAGAAATTCTAAAACTTCGGTGCGCTCTCGGAAGGTATATAACTGCTCAAGGGTTTCGATATTGGCGGGAGAAATGCTAACTGCGGTGTCTGTCATGGCATTTTACAGGCTGCTGTTGATGGCTGTGTTTACTATTGTTGCAAGAATAGCAGCTAAAGGGGGAGTGAAAGGCGATCGCCTAATTTGAATAAAGCAGATATGATGAGCGAAGTTTAACGCCTTCTTGGTATCGAGCTTCTCATAGACAGGTTGTCTGGAACGGTAATGAAACTTAACATCCTGTTAATTGCTGGCTTATGCTCTTCGGACAAAATTTGCTAAGGCTCTCAGCCCGACGCAGCTTATGCTGTAGTAATTCAGCAGTAAGAAGCATAAACTTGAGTGTTTCCGAGAAATTAATCGACTGGAGATGAACGTGCCGAACAGGAACGACAACGTGCCGAACAGGAACGAGAACGCGCCGAACAAGCAGAACAACGTACCCAATTACTAGCAGATAGACTACGGGCTATGGGCGTAGATCCCGACAATCTCTAGAACACTCACTGTAAAGGCGCAAAGTTTTTTGCGTCTTTGCATAAGTTTATAATTCTCAGGAAATTGTGCAATTTATAAACTCATTTATCCGATGCCAAACCTTTTCTAATAAATTAGGATCATCTGCATCAAACCATTCAATTTGTGGATAGGCTCGAAACCAAGTACGTTGTCGCTTGGCAAATTGTCGCGTATGTAAAATTGTTAATTCTTTCGCTTCATCTAAGGAAATATCCCCAGCCAAATATTGCTTAATTTCTTGATAGCCCAAAGTATTCAACAAAGACAAATCAACGCCATATTTTTGACTAAGATACTCCACCTCAGCAACCAAACCATTTGCTATCATTTGCTCAGTACGCTGTTGAATACGAGCAAGCAACTTTTCAACATCGCAATCTAAACCAATTTGCAAAATCGGATAATTGGGGGGATTCTCCCCTTGCTGTTCTGAAATCGGATATCCAGTAACATAATATACTTCTAAGGCTCTTAAAGTTCGCACTAAATCATTGCCATGAATCTTTTGTGCTGCAACGGGGTCAACTTGTTGTAACATTGCGTAGAGTTGTGGTTGACCGAGAGATTCAAGCTGCGATCGCAATTCAATCTGTGGTGCAACTCTCGGAATTTTCATCCCTTGGACAATTGAACGTATATATAAACCAGTGCCACCAACTAGAAACAGTGGTGTAACCCCAACAGAAGCAATTAAGGCTTGTGTTTGCTGCTGATAGTCTGCTAATGTCATCATATCTGCTGGATCGCAGATATCTATTAAATAATGCGGCACCAATTTTTGTTCAGCCACAGTTGGTTTCGCCGTCCCAATATCAAACTCACGATAAACTTGACGAGAATCAGCACTCAGAATTACAGAACCCAACCGCATCGCCAAAGCCAAAGCTAAACCAGATTTACCCGTTGCCGTCGCCCCACAAATCACAATTAATTTAGTCATTAGTCATTGGTCATTAGTTATTTGTTATGGGGCATTGGGCATTGGGCATTGGGCATTAGACAATGATTAATAGTTCTTCTCCCCCTGCCTCCCTTGCTCCCCCTGCTCCCCATGCCCCTCTTCCACGGCAGTGCAACCCCAGTATAAACTTCTCTAGAAAATGCCCTACAGACGCCAGCAAGGCTTTTGTGTTACAATTTTGGAGTGTTTTTACTTTTATTTGCCTTTAGGCGATTTCAACCCCACGCATCAGGAGAGTTTACATGACGAGCAGTTACAGTGCCGATCAGATTCAAGTTCTGGAAGGTCTGGAAGCCGTCCGCAAAAGACCAGGAATGTACATCGGTACCACTGGGCCGCGAGGACTCCACCATTTAGTTTACGAGGTGGTGGACAATTCAATCGATGAGGCTTTGGCGGGTCATTGCACTCATATAGAGGTGGATATTAACGCTGATGGTTCAGTGACTGTAACAGATGATGGTCGCGGTATTCCCGTCGATACTCACTCGCGCACTGGGAAATCGGCTTTGGAAACCGTGATGACGGTACTGCACGCTGGTGGTAAGTTTGGCGGCGGTGGGTACAAAGTTTCTGGAGGATTACACGGGGTTGGTATTTCTGTTGTTAATGCCCTATCTGAGGTTGTAGAAGTTACAGTTTGGCGAGATAAAAAGGTTCATCTCCAACGCTATGAACGCGGTGTCCCAGTTAGTGAACTGCAAGTCAAGCCTTACAAAGAAGCTAGAACTGGAACTTCTGTCACTTTCAAGCCAGATACCCAAATCTTTACAACTAGCATTGAGTTTGATTACATCACTTTATCAGGTCGCCTACGGGAATTGGCGTATCTGAATGCAGGTGTAAAAATTACCTTTACTGACCACCGTCTAGAACTACTAAAAAGCGATACAGCCAAGGTAGAAACCTACGAGTACAAGGGTGGGATCAAAGAGTACATTGCGTACATGAACCGTGAGAAGCAGCCACTGCATGAAGAAATTATCTATGTACAGGGGGAACGCAATA from Nostoc commune NIES-4072 includes:
- the glcD gene encoding glycolate oxidase subunit GlcD, with protein sequence MLTQDKKQRNWKPILKAFEAVLGKNGVVQRREELITYECDGLTGYRQRPAVVVLPRTTEQVAQIVKICNQYSIPFIARGSGTGLSGGALPLEDSVLIVTSLMRQILSIDLENQRTVVQPGVINSWVTQAVSGAGFYYAPDPSSQIICSIGGNIAENSGGVHCLKYGVTTNHVLGLKIVTPEGEIIDTGGQIPEMPGYDLTGVFVGSEGTLGIATEITLRILKSAESICVLLADFTSIEAAGATVSDIISAGIIPGGMEMMDNFSINAVEDVVATNCYPRDATAILLIEIDGLEVEVAGNKQRVIEICKKNGARNVTSATDPETRLKLWKGRKAAFAAAGHLSPDYYVQDGVIPRTQLPYVLHEIKTLSEQYGYRVANVFHAGDGNLHPLILYDNSVHGALEQVEEMGGKILKLCVQVGGSISGEHGIGAEKKCYMPQMFSQVDLETMQWVRQVFNPKGLANPEKIFPTPRTCGEAANASALKQFEGVERF
- a CDS encoding HEPN domain-containing protein, with protein sequence MNFDWSEYLKVAKELAGAATTSANQEAKFRAAISRAYYAAFIEARNYLRDQQGHSIPTTGNAHKYVSDQFDISSEPQRQLLAKELVKLRLYRNQADYVDKFPGLAGITLMALNSSEEVIAILTNL
- the miaA gene encoding tRNA (adenosine(37)-N6)-dimethylallyltransferase MiaA, producing MTKLIVICGATATGKSGLALALAMRLGSVILSADSRQVYREFDIGTAKPTVAEQKLVPHYLIDICDPADMMTLADYQQQTQALIASVGVTPLFLVGGTGLYIRSIVQGMKIPRVAPQIELRSQLESLGQPQLYAMLQQVDPVAAQKIHGNDLVRTLRALEVYYVTGYPISEQQGENPPNYPILQIGLDCDVEKLLARIQQRTEQMIANGLVAEVEYLSQKYGVDLSLLNTLGYQEIKQYLAGDISLDEAKELTILHTRQFAKRQRTWFRAYPQIEWFDADDPNLLEKVWHRINEFINCTIS
- a CDS encoding glycoside hydrolase family 10 protein is translated as MNRVARRCVSYLLCLGLVATLTVFSLSSVSSVPVYSQNISPLTTEIRGVWLTNVASGVLFFPWGVNRAINQLSTLNFNTIYPVVWNRGHTFYKSAVAKMTTGSETQPLLNFMHGGQDVLAKIVTLAKNKDLRVIPWFEYGFMTPHYSQLAKRYPDWLTIGQEGIKSTQDAPPEEIDNVLVSKVAWLNPLHPQVQEFIQGLILEVVKDYDVDGIQLDDHFGMPVQFGYDRFTIELYQQEHQGKSPPTDPFNPEWMRWRADKITDFMAEIYQAVKAVKPQVRISLSPNYQAFAYKYYLQDWENWVKKGLVNELILQVYRNDKNSFIAQLEQSSIKLAQSLIPVGIGISTGTVRNPVKMAQITEQVQVVRDRNFDGISFFYWESLWGYIVPESPQQRRKAFFDLFNAKTVRLLKPKKL
- a CDS encoding PAS domain-containing sensor histidine kinase — its product is MNINPTESTMELTKLSPPQILFGTEVDDKSSSEQFLLSMYDSVQASIFVVDVLEDGDFRYVALNPTHEQWIGIRSDDLRGKKPEDILSPNDAAKVRQHYAECVLFGKTISYEQCLQFQGVQTWWSTTLTPLRDANSRIYRLIGTSRNITPTKQAEQAVGLQVEREQLLEAIAGRIHQSVEFETILHQTTIELRQFLNCDRVLIYRFEADGSGVIIAESTVTDPLLGKNITDPCFSGKHPEHYARGCIQVVEDIYAAGLHPCHIDFLASLQVRANLAVPIFKEQDMWGLLIAQHCHQSRQWQQTETDLTLQLATQIGIAAQQAELRQQIKDLQAKLELQKQKQKNQLQQVRNFQALVRRMTEQIRDSLDETQVLQTVTQELAELLNLDRCQIELYSTCQTLVTITYEHSINLPRCQGLTRQIADRLEVYQPLLQKQPLQFLEIVPGWQPKLLVMSQMACPIFDTQGILGNIWLTRPTQEAFDEFEIELVQQVANECAIAIRQAQLYKQNQAQVKELEKCDRLKNQFLRNLSQELRTPITSISLAVQTLESVLTPAEILEIEIVPQLLQILHNECARESKLINDLLTLTYLEAEPDPPTLIAIDLQSWLNPIVESFRDLTTCQRQQLNLSVDPALPLIETDITDMERIITELLNHVCKYTPAGESVTVSAHLTEDAVELNISNSGLELTSNELSRIFEPFYHLSKHDPWKHSGTGLELALVQKMVRHLGGSIYVESGVGQTTFTIRFPL